The Vigna unguiculata cultivar IT97K-499-35 chromosome 11, ASM411807v1, whole genome shotgun sequence genomic sequence taattaattaattaattacctaTTGCATGACTAAATATGTGGTGAAACCCTAGGAGCGGTTGGCGGTGTGGCGGTCATCGCCGCCGCCAGCGGCGCTCTGATGCTGAAGCTGGTTCAGTTGCCCTAAGCTGGCAGATATGTTCATGGCCAAGAGGCTTGCGTCGTAGTTGTTGCCTCCGTCGAAGGTTCTCGCCACTTGTTGGTGTTGGTGGTCTCTGGGGAAAAACTGGTGGTGGTGGAAGTGGTAGTGGTGGTCACGGCCGAAGGtattggtggtggtggtggtgttgttgttctggtggtggtggtggtggaaggcgGCGGCGGATTCAGACGCCATGAGGGTGTGGTTGGTGGTGATGGTGCTTAGGTTTTGGTACCTGGAGAGTTCAGATTTGGCGCAGTAGAGATCCATTTGAAGCTGGCGAAGTTGGTGCTGTAACAGTGATATGACTCCGACACAGCCATAGACAGGATCACGGAGTCTCATCTCAGCTTCATAAGCAAGGGAATTCACGGCATCTTCACGTTGGTGAGGGTGCAAATCGTTGAGAAGCTTGGTGACATTGCTGGCTCCGAAAATTCTATGAACATTTGCGAACTTCTGAGGTTGGTCGGGAGGGAAATAGGGTGCAAAAGCACACTCGGGTTGGCATTTGCGACGCAAGAACTTGCATGCTGCACATGGTGAATTTGAAGAGGCCATGGTGGATCACACTCACTTTCTTCAACAATTTTTCTTCCTAGTAGCTATAGATAGCTGCTATCTATCTACTActatctctttctttttctttctctttctctctcacacCACCACCATTAATTTCTGTGACGCATTCACCATGTTTGTTATCACTATATtgtaaaataatgataaatagtaataaatgtTATCAAGAAAAAAGAGAAGTGATCAATTAATGTGTGTGTTAGATGGCCAAATCCATTATTTTAGGCATCTTTTTGGTACTCTCCATTATTTTAAGCTACACACTCTTTCCCCTCCCCAATTCTCTTCTctttcattaaattttacaaagccaagttattatgaataatttatatccttattctcttcaaaatttggttattttaGTAAGGGAAGAGGGAAACAAATATCtaggttaaaaaaataaggGTGTGTCAACTGGGTTTGGTTaatggaataaaaaaatttgggagaTCCAAGAGGGAGAAGATGAAAAGGGCAATGGGATTGAGGAAAATACAAAAGTGACAAAAACAAGGAATAAAAAATGGATATATAACTAGATTCAAAGATTGATTTACCAGTCCAATTTCATATCCTGAGACAAAATCCTTGATCCTTGTGCTTCTGACAGAGGAATTGAAGACAAAACCAAGAGCCAGAGTTTGTACATGAAGAAGGAGGTGCTGCCTgtggaaaaaaataatgttgaatgTTTGAAGGCAGAAGACACTCCCTAGTGTAAGTAACAATGAGAAATTCATTGTTTAACTTTGTGCCATGGAAGGGTATAAATATAGGGAGAAGAACTTAATTAATGTAAATTGTTATGGTTCTACAACTCTTTTTGAGTTGGATCAATgcataaattttcaattttctccgctcatagttttttaaattgattgacATGTCCGTTTTTCGCTTCTTAGTTCGTGTGAGTTTTTGTGGGTGATGAAGCGATGAGGAACGAGAACCAGAAGATACCTTGGAAAATTGATAaagatatgaaaagaaaaacatatttgtaTTGTTAGTATTGAATTGGTGGATATTCCAACGGAGGAAAGAAGTTTTATATGATGTAGaacaaatgaaagaagaaataatCAAAGTTGTAGAGTAACAAGTTTTAATAAGTTTTAAGGGGTTGGATTAACTATGGTGTTATGTTATACATTTAGGAAAGTAATTCAAAAGAAATCAAGATAAGCTTGGGAATTTTATTGAAGGAGATAACTGAAATTAGCAATAATAAAAAGGCATTTACAAACTTAATATCTTAAAGATTTTGAGGTTTATTAGATGAAATCTCTTATGTAAGTTGAGTTTTGATTTAAGACTcattataaagttaaaataaagaCTGCAGTTATGCATGTCTATATAtagtttgtataaaaaaaaaaaaatagttgttcTTATATAATGTATATACATTGTTATCttgagttgaaaaaaataaggggaaaaacatgtttttgtttttgttcccCGGAGTTTTacgtaaaattaaaacaataccTAGTCAAAACTTGTACCGTTTGATAcctgtattattttaaaagtatcgATTTGGttcctacttttttttaatggtaTCAAAATTTATCCTATATAACAAATGTGTtacatgttatttaatttttttatataataaactaagaaaaaaatttgttttggtATCTTTTACGTAAAATTGGAAACAATTCCTAGTTAAAACTTGTAAACCctttagtttctatatttttagaagtattggttttggttttttttAACGGCATCAAAATTTATCCTACATAATAAATGGTAcgtaaa encodes the following:
- the LOC114170655 gene encoding protein ASYMMETRIC LEAVES 2 — its product is MASSNSPCAACKFLRRKCQPECAFAPYFPPDQPQKFANVHRIFGASNVTKLLNDLHPHQREDAVNSLAYEAEMRLRDPVYGCVGVISLLQHQLRQLQMDLYCAKSELSRYQNLSTITTNHTLMASESAAAFHHHHHQNNNTTTTTNTFGRDHHYHFHHHQFFPRDHQHQQVARTFDGGNNYDASLLAMNISASLGQLNQLQHQSAAGGGDDRHTANRS